A DNA window from Vigna unguiculata cultivar IT97K-499-35 chromosome 10, ASM411807v1, whole genome shotgun sequence contains the following coding sequences:
- the LOC114166763 gene encoding TMV resistance protein N-like isoform X3, with amino-acid sequence MKMSSVVSSKAFLEASFDWNWKLPRILQYISEMYDLLINFNGEDIHRKFVSHLDSVLSAAGLTTFLHHQNAVNDMDIQQPILNLCRVAIVVFTKTYSESAWCLHQLQQIIEWHKTYSRHVLPVYYEIQPSDVRLQKGDFGKTLKATAQKSFSAQQMEHGMSRWNHALSKTADFFGWDESNYRSDAELVDTIVKSILNLPVLSATKFPIGLQPHVEDVIQVIKNKSTGVCTVGICGMEGSGKTTLAKAIYNQIHGTFLKKSFIEDISEVSRTGKHANLHERLLSDLLKTKLEIHKVEMGRRMIGERLYGKKVLIVLDDVNEYGPLDLWESSAWFGEGTVIIITTTDARLLRIYQVDYIFQMNVMNPNKSLELFSWHAFREAKPKKEYHFLARRVVAYCGGLPLLLEVIGSCLYERTKEEWNRLLLQLDNSAQHEVDQILKISYEDLLNQMEKDLFLDVCCFFIGKCKFYVTKILNDCGVDPDSGIRVLIKRNLVKIRKNNKVGMHPLLRQMGREISHEILRKEPEKISGLWLDEDMEHALSRNSQTNVIQRFSRRLVNLAGFSWSLCEKLRWVSLKGFSSQYLPNDFYLRDAIGIDLKHSLLRLVWKESQVLARLKVLNLSHSIYLTETPDFSRLPALEQLILKNCQSLRQVHQSIGFLYNLTLLNLKDCTGLTNLPREIYMLKSLKALVLSGCSKIVLLEKDIVQMESLITLISENTVLKQVPFSIASSKSIGYISLCGLEERSNNLFPSIIRSRMSPTTNPLSYIHTFSDTEDNSWDDVVPFFSSLAILRSVLVQCDPEFQLSVQLKAILMDYCVNITKSRISKHHFRSCLIGVGRYEEFFNTVSDGISEFPAKHSLRPHLIGIGSYQEFFNTYQRFFLSIFF; translated from the exons ATGTATGATTTGCTGATTAACTTCAATGGAGAAGACATCCACAGGAAATTTGTTTCTCATCTCGATTCTGTCCTCTCTGCTGCTGGACTCACCACTTTCCTTCACCACCAGAATGCAGTCAACGACATGGACATCCAACAGCCTATTCTCAATCTTTGTCGGGTAGCAATTGTTGTTTTCACCAAAACCTATTCTGAATCTGCTTGGTGTCTTCATCAGCTTCAACAAATCATTGAGTGGCACAAAACTTATTCCCGACATGTTCTGCCCGTATATTACGAAATTCAGCCATCTGATGTTCGTCTTCAAAAGGGTGATTTTGGAAAAACCCTCAAAGCAACTGCACAAAAATCATTTTCAGCACAACAAATGGAGCATGGCATGTCCAGGTGGAACCACGCACTCAGCAAAACTGCAGATTTTTTTGGATGGGATGAGAGCAATTACAG GAGTGATGCTGAACTAGTGGACACAATTGTTAAAAGCATTCTTAATTTACCAGTCTTGTCTGCTACTAAATTTCCAATTGGATTACAACCCCACGTGGAAGATGTGAttcaagttataaaaaataaatccacCGGGGTTTGTACTGTAGGGATATGTGGAATGGAAGGATCCGGTAAAACCACACTTGCCAAAGCCATCTATAATCAAATTCATGGtacatttttaaagaaaagttTTATTGAAGATATTTCAGAAGTTAGTCGAACAGGAAAGCATGCTAATTTACACGAACGACTTCTTTCAGATCTCCTAAAAACAAAGCTGGAGATACATAAAGTTGAGATGGGAAGACGTATGATTGGGGAAAGACTTTATGGGAAAAAGGTGCTTATTGTACTTGACGATGTGAATGAGTATGGGCCATTGGACCTATGGGAAAGTAGTGCATGGTTCGGTGAAGGAACTGTAATAATCATTACAACAACAGATGCACGCCTACTGAGGATATATCAAGTTGATTATATTTTTCAGATGAATGTAATGAACCCAAACAAGTCCCTTGAGCTTTTTAGTTGGCACGCATTTAGAGAAGCAAAACCAAAAAAGGAATACCATTTCCTTGCAAGAAGAGTAGTTGCTTATTGTGGAGGACTACCTCTACTTCTTGAAGTCATCGGAAGTTGTTTGTATGAAAGGACGAAGGAAGAATGGAATAGATTATTGTTGCAATTAGACAACAGTGCCCAGCACGAAGTTGACCAGATATTGAAAATAAGCTACGAAGATTTACTTAATCAAATGGAAAAAGATTTATTCCTTGATGTATGTTGTTTCTTTATTGGTAAATGCAAATTTTATGTTACCAAGATCCTAAATGACTGTGGAGTAGACCCTGATAGTGGAATAAGAGTTCTCATAAAGCGTAACCTCgtaaaaattagaaagaacAACAAAGTTGGAATGCATCCTTTGCTACGACAAATGGGAAGAGAAATTAGTCACGAAATTTTAAGAAAGGAACCTGAGAAAATCAGTGGGTTGTGGCTTGATGAGGATATGGAACATGCACTGTCACGGAATAGT CAGACAAATGTCATTCAAAGATTTTCGAGAAGACTGGTGAATCTTGCCGGATTTTCTTGGTCCCTTTGTGAGAAACTAAGATGGGTCAGTTTGAAAGGGTTTTCTTCACAATACCTACCTAACGACTTTTATTTGCGTGATGCAATAGGGATTGATTTAAAACACAGTCTTCTTCGACTGGTCTGGAAAGAATCCCAG GTCTTGGCGCGGCTAAAAGTCCTTAATCTTAGTCATTCCATTTACTTGACAGAAACCCCTGACTTTTCAAGACTACCTGCTCTCGAACAACTCATTCTCAAAAATTGCCAAAGTTTGCGTCAAGTACACCAGTCTATTGGATTTCTCTACAATCTTACATTACTAAATTTGAAGGACTGTACAGGCCTAACCAATCTCCCCAGAGAGATATATATGTTGAAATCTTTAAAAGCTCTCGTTCTTTCTGGTTGTTCCAAAATTGTCCTACTCGAGAAAGATATAGTGCAAATGGAATCCTTGATAACCCTAATTTCTGAAAATACAGTTTTGAAACAAGTTCCTTTTTCGATTGCAAGTTCAAAAAGCATTGGATATATATCCTTATGTGGATTAGAGGAACGGTCAAATAATCTTTTTCCTTCTATCATTCGGTCTCGGATGTCACCAACAACGAATCCCCTATCCTATATTCATACTTTCAGTGATACGGAGGACAATAGTTGGGATGATGTTGTACCATTTTTTAGCAGTCTTGCAATTCTTCGAAGTGTTTTGGTGCAATGTGACCCCGAGTTTCAACTATCTGTACAACTAAAAGCGATACTGATGGATTATTgtgtaaatattacaaaatcaaGAATTTCAAAGCATCACTTCAGGTCTTGTTTGATCGGTGTTGGCAGATACGAAGAATTCTTCAATACTGTCAGCGATGGCATATCTGAG